DNA from Phragmites australis chromosome 16, lpPhrAust1.1, whole genome shotgun sequence:
cactcgccgaccacgacttaccccaaatgggaaagagggggcgcaagttccaagacgccacggagaaaggcgtcatcattccctctagGCGAAgcgacaggggcggtggaaaaacgcagcgcgcatccgaccacctgtcactgtggacgtcctggctccgttgagagggcccaccgggcggccacagaggcacccggcgcgcccaccctgtcttgttcttttgccagggcagggtggcggacggaacgctttgatcctggcaacgttatcccgagataccccggatgatacgggacgggacccgtgcaattaatggacccacgcccctctgccaaagcatggcagggactgacactgcggcgtgggcagttgggaatatcaggatgtcaggatgttaggtcgcgcatgcccattaaatgcggcttcggacctttgactggttgacacttcgccgacgggtccttccgggtcgtcgggccgtcgggtgatcttgcgcgaaccttcggggaaccgggtgctcgggggctgccacgtgcagtcccgagcactctctcccgagtacttctgcagaacctttggggaaccgagtgctcaggggctgccacgtgcagccccaagcactctctcccgagcccttgGCTGTTCggccatcgggggactatggtactcgggggcgagcgggcacctccccgagcactttcttcccggtatttggactctgcgggtcatcggggaactggggtgctcgggaaccagatgCTGTggcccgagcaccttctcccggaacttagattttcctcatcctgcaggggggacctcgcgggatggtgacacgtggcggacggccggcctgttctcgggactcagggacccccggttcctgatacgcCGACAGCATAtatttgaattcccctccttctagtctctctctattgtttcccttgcaagtttgcaagtttttctttttcagttgtgattttcttgttgattttcgtttttaccTTTGAGCTGCGATTTTTCAAAGCACAGCATTGACCGTTATAGGTGCCACAATGGTCATGTCAGTAGGCGGTTGTGTTGCCCGTAGGGCTACCTACAGCTCCTCCAGCTGAGCTCGGAGAGACACCACGTGCGCCTGCCGGCTGGCCACGGCGGCTTGTGCGACTACAACCTCAaccgcagccccgggcacaacGAGGCCTGCTCCTTGCTGCCGCTGAAGGGCCTTCAGAATGGCGAGGCCCCTAGTGTTAGTCACAGCTAGGGTCATGGTCGGGTCGCCGGTGGCCACGGGGCTCTCATTTCAGCCAGTTGAGGGGCTGGCATCGCCATAGCGTGAGCTTGGTCGCGATGCCCATGTGGACTTTTGCATTGGCCTGGCCGAGAAGTCGGCTACCTCGGCCATCGCCCTAGCCTGATATTGAAGTGTTCAGGATTTATATCCTTCAGGGACTTGGCCACCCCTCCCTTGATATGGTTGTGGCTAAGGTCCAAATAGGTCAGGTGGTAGGGAAACCTAACTTGTGTCATGTTGAACTCAAGCTTATTCCATGACAAATCAATCTTTGTCGCTGGCTTTGTGGTATCAAATAAGAATGATGGGTCGCCAGTGAGCTGATTGTGTGAAAGATCTATGGTGTCAATGTCTCCATTGCCATGATCCTCTGGGAGCTCTCTCGTGAGCTGGTTATTGGACAAGATGAGGAATCGGAAGCTTGCATGAAGTAATCCAGGAGGAATAAACCCACTGAGCTTGTTGCCGCTAAGGTTAATGTATCTGAGGTTGGAGAGGCGACTTAGAAACTGGGAATATGTCCAGGCAGCTTGCTATTGGTGATGGTCAGAGCACTGACATTTATCTTCACCAAGAACCCCAGAATTGGCCCGGAGACTGATGAGTCGTTAGGGACACAAGGTTGACACGACCGTCAGTCCCACAGCATAAAACACCTTGGATCCAAGCACAACAGTTGGTGTGTGAGAGCCATTTCCACTGGTACAGAAATGATTATTAGTGTCGACTAAAAAACATCATCAGTAGTGATTTTTAACCAGCATTGATAGTCAcggattatcagtgccggtctATAAGaatgaaccaacactgatatttTTGTAGAcacaaataaattatgaattcaATAATACGACATTCAAAACCGATTTTGaatttgtattcaaatatatgtagGCATTCATCATAGGAAGATATATACACATAGAtcataaataattcatctaCATCCACACTGAATCATGAGTTCATCAACATCCACACATAGATATTATCATAGTTCACATCATAGGTTAAATACATTGCAAATGCATTCATCAACAATTATATGGTGCACGTCGAATCATATAGTCTTCACAGTTGACTTCTATGATATCAACTCTATATATCTTATCCAAGTGACGTTGTGCATAAACGAGCGCACTATCTTGAGCAAGAAAGGACAGATTCATCATAGATAAACAATGAAACCTCCTCCACCAAACTTCATATAAGCATGATACCTACCTTTATGAACTCTCTTGACTTTCGGGACAATCATTGTGAAACCCAGCCGCTCTATGACATAAATTAAGAGTGATCCTAAGCTAACATCTAAATGCATCATGTTGGTCCATAAGaatgaaccggcattgatatcagtgtcggttagtgTGACAAGCTAACACTGATACTTCTGTAGCcacaaataaattatgaattcaATAATGCAGCATTCAAAATCCTATTTCAAAtctgtattcaaatatatatatgtattcatCACAAGAAGATATATACACATGGATCACAAATAGTTCATCCACATCCACAAATAATCATGAGTTCATCAACATCCacacataaatattatcatattttacaTCATAGGTTAAACACGTTGCAAATACACTCATCCCTAATTCTACGGTGTACGTCGAATCATATAGTCTTCATAGTTGACTTCTATGATATCAATTCCATATATCCCATCCAAATGGCATAGTGCATAAATGAGCGCACTATCTCAAGCAAGAAAAGGCAGATCCATCATAGTTCCATAAACAGCGAAATCTCATCCACCGAACTCCACAAGCTTGATACCTACCTTTATGAACTCTCTTGACTTTCGGACCAATCATTGTGAAACCCAGCCGTTCTATAACATAACGTAAGAGTGAACCCAAGCTAACATCCAAAAACATCATgttgttccagtaaaaatcctTCAGGCAAAGAGCATGAATATGAAGagaaaatttgataatttatgaAACAATACTATAAACTAAAATTCGTGGCACCAACTGTGTAAAGTGCATTTAACCACGACAGACTAATAGTCATTGAAGCCACATCCTCCATATTTTGTTCAAGCGTTTTTaatttgaaatagctgtagTTAGATAAAATAtacccaacttgatcctcaaTCTCTTGCAAAACCGTTGccattgtattttttttgaGCCATATGGATCTCAGGTAATTGGATGCCAAAGACAACAATATTGATAGATTTTTTATTTGCCAACATCTGAAAACTAATTGATATCTTCCTTATACCACTATCACCTATAGTTGTAGTCACAACAGGTTGTGTACAATTATTCTATTTAACCAAACTAGAGGAGGAATCAGCTACatcaatacatgtatatatttaacAACTACAAATTTTTCAATTATCAGTTGTCCAATCAAAATAGATGCGAGGTATACCATTTTGATCATCCCTGAGGGCACCGGGGAGGGCGGGGCATCGAGTTCGTAGTGGAATATGCCGTGAGGACGCAAGGGGCACAATGTGGCAGGATGTAGATGTTATTTCGGATGCATCAACGATACATGCTAGATCCACGCGGCATCTACAAAAAATAGGGCATATGTAAACATAAAATTTTACTTCTCTAGAGACCGGCCCTAGGGCACGGGCTGCAAACAACGTGCTTAGGACATTGTCTTGATGTGGgtgtatatcaagattcaatttgaaaataataataagacACAAAATTTATATCCTAGTGGCTACCTATCTGTAATTTGGAATGTGCTGGACCTGCAGGTAGGGGGATGCAAACCATGTTGTACTTAGCTAGCTTAGAAAattggttaaaaaaaaatcatcaggCTAGTTTACTCCTTTGAATAATCTTGTCATAAGAAAGTTCCAacacaacaataaaaaaatttcagaaCCAACCTTTTCGTTCTTCAACATGGTTGCTTTTATTCTTCAACCAGTTTATAAGCATAGAGGTACTTTCACATTGAAACAATATAGCATAACATGTACATTAACAATGGCTAACATTTAATCAGATGAACTAAAATGCTCGCTTTCGTTCTTCAACAAACTAAGAGCACAATTGAACTAATGCTATGTAAAGATCATCAGTTCCTTTAGCCACCAAATTGCCGCCTGATTACACAACAAAGTAACCACATACTTTTACCAAATCGATGGCAGAGCTGCACGATCGACGATGGTGCAGGCGATGGGGATAAAGATGGGACTCTGAGGCGACTGGGACGGCGAGGCTGGCGATGCTCTAGGGATGAGGATGGCACACAGGCAACGGGGATGAGGACGACGTGCGGGCTCTGGGGATGGCGACGGTGGGGAGGCGACGTCAGCTTTGGGATGAGGACGCCGACTAGGGTGAGGACTACGTGCGGGCTTTTGGGATGGTGACGACGAGGAGGCAACATCGGCGATGGGGATGAGGACAGTGTGAGGGCTCCGGGGACAGCGACAGCAGGGAGGCGGTGTCAGCTCTGAGATGAGGACGGCGTGCGGACTCCAGGGACGGCGATGGCGGGGAGGCGGTGTCAGCTCTAGGGATGGTGATGGCGATGGGAAAGTGGCGTTGGCTCCGGGGACGATAGCGTTGGTGAGACAACGGGAATTGACAGGCGCATAAGGGAGGAATGGAGAGGCTACGGCTAAATCCTTTTTATATAGGGATAGAATATCAGTGCTGGCTATGGTCTACAACCAACATTGATACTAAAATCAGTGTCGATTGTATAACCCAACTGACACTGGTAGTTGGACTATTAATGCCAGTTTTGAACCCCCAGCCGACACTAATagttggactatcagtgccagttttgaACCCttagccggcactgatagttggactattagtgctagttttttcttagaactggcactaatatTGTGGTGGCGGAAAGGGGCGCTAGAGTTGGGGATGACGGCGCAGCGGTGAGGTGGCGGAAAGGGGCGTCGGAGTTGGGGATGACGCGTtagggggagaagaaggcgcCTTTTTAGACTATAGACTTATTAGTGTCAGCCTATAATACGAGCTCGATCGTAGATCGAGCGCGAGAAGttataaaccggcactgatacttcatcaatgTCAATTTTATcctaaccggcactaatagggCAGCACAGATGACTATTTTAATTGTAGTGTTGGATAGATCGGGAGAGTTTCTGAGCTGCTTCTTGATCTTTCAAAGAGTAGCTAAGTCACTGCTATTGCAGGCCATGGCTGTTGGCAGGACGAAGGCATTGGAGAAGAACATAAGCAAGATGATAAGAAGCAAAGAGGAAGGGGGGAAGCTAGAGTGTGCCATAAATTTCTATTTTGGTTGAGTGGTTGAAAACTCTAGTGGAGCTCCTCTCCTTAATATAGAGATAGGAAGACATTAGTTCTGCAAGCACCAATCAATACTGTGATGTGACTTAGTGGAGAAAAATCTGATGTTaaagtgcacatgcaatccgCAACGTCAAAATTCAGAACCCTGGAATGAAACCAGAAAGCTACAGTCAAACTAAATAGATGCAACATCCCAAATCAACTACTGCCAAAAATTGATCGCAACATCTTACATTTGCCCATGAACAAGCTTTCCTTTTCATTAGATCCCCTCCTTTACATCCAATGAGGTGACTGAGGCTCATCGGATCCAACAACGTGTGCCCTGGCCGTAGCTCGCTGAAGCAAGATAAGAAGACACCCTCACAGTGGTCTTCATTGTGCTCCTCGGCTAGATTTTGTTGGAGAAGTGTGTGCGAGAGAgctagagggagagagggggatgAGGGAGGGCAGAGCGTACAAGCAGTATGTATGTGTttggagagaaaggagagatcGAGCGACGAGTGCACCAAACATGAGAAGGAGCTAATGCAGGCAACAGTCGCACCATGGCATTGCATAAGGAGGAAGCAGATGAGACgaggaaggggaaaaagaaaggagagaggagagagagaacaaTGAGTGGATGAGGATGGATGAAGGCCGAGATGTTTGACCGTGTCAGCTCGTGGTTCCCTGGCCTCGATGAGGAGTAGCTAAGGTAAGCCATTAGATCAAAACGGTAAGATCTCACGATGAATGGTGCATCCGACATATCGAACATCAGATTTGTAGCATTATCGTTATTCTAAAGATGAGCAGCAGGCATAACTTTTTGTTATTAACAACCTTTATAGGTTCCTGCAAAAGAACTTCAGGTCCAATATTTCCAGTCTAAAGATAGCTCCAGGTAAAACCTTGCAGGTCGGAATGCAGTATGAGATTTAAGGAAGGCAACATTACAGGTTGGAATGCTATATGCAATTTTAGAAATCCAGATGTATGGAATTCGGATGTTTCTTCTTTGCAGTTGGTAACATTAGTTAACTATTTATTACGGTCATATCTCCAGATAAAGCTATCATGGTCATAATTTTTAAACTGTACCAAGATCATTGTAAGTTTCATAATATTTGAGGGGGTTTTATATAACAATTGTACTATATATTTGTTTGAGGCACGGTGCACTTATTTTCCTTTATAGCTCAGTTCAGAATGCTTCATGTATAACCCCATTACAGCCGTGTGTTTGAACCCCATTACAAGTTACTGCAATTGCCATCCTGTATATAGTTACTTgttgtattatatatatatatatatatattggggCTGTCTATTAATTTGATGGGTTTTTTCTTAAATATAATCACTTTTTGTTTGAACCATTGATCAAAATCAGAACTAGACAACACATCTCAAGCTTAATcagataattaaaaaaatgtgaCTTTATGAAACGATCAGGAAACTTACAGATAGCAAAACAGAAAGGAACCGGTTGACCATTTCTTAAATGTAAGCCTTTTTTCAACCATTGGATGAAAATTAGAATCATATAACGCATCTCAAGGTTACTCGAATGGCTAAAAAATGTGCCTTACACTAAACAAAAATCAAGCAActaaaaaataccaaaaaatgaTATTTCTTGGGTCATTTGGATCATATTAATCTAGTTTTTAAATTGTAATGTTAATAAAATCATGTTCTTAGGGGAAATCTCCAGGTCAGTCAATATACGTCTGAATGCTCCATTGCAGACAGGCGACCCATACTGCCAACATTTATCACTTAAGAAGAGTGATGTTCCAAGGAAGATGTTCAAATTAACATCGATGCTTTTGTTTTAGACTCAACTATTTAATTTCCTTAAAAGCCTTAAATGTTTGCGCATGGGAAGTTGGCAACTATTCTCTGTCACTGTTCACGTGGACTTGTAATATTTAGATATGGCTATCGGACTATCAGAGGATATTGTTCTCTGCATATCCCTCTACAATGGAAATGCACCAAATAGACTAATCATTGGCAGTTTTTTAAATAATCTACCGAGCAAAAACATGTGGTCATGTACTAAAATGGCAGTATGTAGGTACATCATTTTGATTGATACTTGACAGGATAGGAAATAAGAGAATCAGCAGCTGAATGGTCGACATTCTATGCCTAAAAAGATGTGCTTCTGGAAGTAAATTGTATTAGATAAACAATAGTGGAAAGCAGAACTGACAGACAATATTATTGGAAACCAACTGTTCAGAAGCGTCACTTCCTTCATGGAGCCTTTATTGGTTACTTTACGCAATCGTACCAACTTATCTGTATTAATCTAAACTCAAAGAAAAATTACAGGGAAGAGAATATTGGAACACCAGGTAAGGTGACACCTGAATCTACAACGAAGATGTTGCCGGTCACATAGGACGATGCTTCATGGATCAGGAAACGAACTAGAGAAGTCAATGCTGGATCAGTAGTCCCATGCGTCTTAAGAGGCACTATCTTTGAAGCAACAGTGTTCAACCATCTCTTTTGCAATAGAGGACTGGTTATCTCTGATTTGAATAGTCCAGGTGCAACTGAGTTCACTCTAATGCCGTATGCTCCTAATTCCAAAGCCATTATCTGCACCAATACACCCAATATGGTTTATTACGAACACAGGAGCGAAACAAATGTTTGACGAGGAATAAGAATACACTACCTTTGTGGCATAATGCACAGCAGACTTGGACGATGCGTATCCAATGGAGCCAGGCAGATGCCCACGGTTAAGACCAGCAATAGACGAAATGTTAATTACTGAACCCTTTAGCTTGGCATCACGCATGCGTCTGCAGACATGTTTGGCGACAAGCCATAATCCGGTGAGGTTCGTCTTGATGAGTTTGTCCCACTCATCGTCAGGCCAATCCAGTGGCGAATGCACTCCTCCTGCGGTATACGAGGACACCAATCTTACATGCCATTGAAGCCAGCATACATACATGGTTCGCTAACGAAAAGGAATTATAAAATTGAGCTTATTTTGACAGTTTTCGCGTTTGGAGATTCATCGAGACGCCCAAAAGAACATCACTGAAATTTAATTCAATCGACGGAAAGTAAAGTCTCGCACACCAGATAGCGAATTGAATACCTCGGAGGCCAGCGTTGTTGACCAAGGCGTCGACGCGGCCGAAGGCGTCCCATGCCCTCTGCACAGCGGCATCCAAGGCCGAGCCCCCGGCGGCGACGTCGAGCTCCACGGCCACCGCCCGGGGGGGCCCGGCGGCCACGGAGTCGTTGATCTCCTCGCAGAGAGAACGGAGGCGGTCGgtgcggcgggcggcggcgacgacgcggCAGCCGGCGCGCGCCAGGTCGAGGCAGAACTCGCGGCCGATGCCGGAGGACGCGCCCGTCACCAGCACCACCTGCCCCTCCAGCCTGCTCCACGGCGGCGGCAACCCAGCCGTCGTCCCCGGCCGCGTCGACGCCATCGCCGGTGCGCTCCCGCGAGAAGGCGAAGGGGATCGCGTGCTGGACAGAACCAACCGAAGCTAGTAAAATCCAGTGATTACCTCTGTTCGCTACTTCGCTTTCACTCGTTGCTTCTATACGGTCTCTGTATCTCTGGCTCTCTGCTCcagtgataaatatttttctatatgctcaaaaaaaaatcctttataGGAATATTTTTAGCTAGCGACAAATCTAAATAATTTTGTGCATCTTTGTGGCTAAAGATATAGGAAATAAATCGCGTGTATATAGGATAATAAAATAACAATATAAATTCGGTAAAGTGTTAAAGTCACTATCCCGTTCTAGAAAAATCCCACCTTTTCGCTTTATAATAGTCCATTATGTTTaaactaaataaaataataaaaaactaaTTCAAAATATTGTAAAAAATCTTCATACATGCATACTTTCCTTTATGTGAGCCATGCTTAAAGTCACTTTCCAAATTAACCCTATATATGTTGCCTAGTAAATATAACCACACATAATCAAACTCAAacaaatgaagaagaaaatattggAAAACCAGACAAGATAGTAATCTAATCATCAGTTAGGGAATGAAATATTCGCTGGGTGAGTCATGAATTAGCAGACATATAAGTACACTATTACCGGATCATTAGTAAATGGCATACATTATAAGTTGTTTATCGGATCATTAATAAATATCATATGTTACTGTGTCTTATTGTCCATTGGCTCTCCTGGGGAGAATTTATAGTGCGTGTGGTTGGTGACTAAATTTGTCCCTACAAATCTATTGTCTAACCAATAGTCAATTTTTGCCAAAATTGCGAGGTACAtagtaaaaaaaagaattttaggAATTATTCTTCGTTGTAAACC
Protein-coding regions in this window:
- the LOC133895416 gene encoding uncharacterized protein LOC133895416, with translation MASTRPGTTAGLPPPWSRLEGQVVLVTGASSGIGREFCLDLARAGCRVVAAARRTDRLRSLCEEINDSVAAGPPRAVAVELDVAAGGSALDAAVQRAWDAFGRVDALVNNAGLRGGVHSPLDWPDDEWDKLIKTNLTGLWLVAKHVCRRMRDAKLKGSVINISSIAGLNRGHLPGSIGYASSKSAVHYATKIMALELGAYGIRVNSVAPGLFKSEITSPLLQKRWLNTVASKIVPLKTHGTTDPALTSLVRFLIHEASSYVTGNIFVVDSGVTLPGVPIFSSL